The Salvia miltiorrhiza cultivar Shanhuang (shh) chromosome 2, IMPLAD_Smil_shh, whole genome shotgun sequence DNA window CCGATGTTTGGTGTTATAGTGCGTTAATTGATGGATTCTGCAAAGGTGGAATGGTTGATGATGCTTTCAAACTCGTATCCATGATGGTTGGGAAGGGTATTGCGCCCAACGTCTTCACTTATAATGCACTTATTGAGGGGTTTTGTTTGAAAGGTGAAACCGAGAGAGCAAAGCAACTATTTGATTCTATGATAGTGAGGGGCCTTAAACCCAATATTGTTAGCTATGGTAGCTTAATCAATGGATATTGCAAGAGGGGGAGCCTCGATGAAGCTTGGCTTCTTTTTCTTGAAATTCCGGGTAAAGGTTTGAAGCATGATGCACATACTTATAATACCATGATACATGCATTATTAAGGAAAGACAGATTTGTAGAGGGCTGGAAGCTTTTTGAGGATATGGAAGCTGAACAAGTACATCCCGACTTGCATACTTATAGTATATTATTGGATGGGCTCTGTAGGAATGGAGAGATTGAGGAAGCTCTTTCGTTACTGTCCGTGATTGAAGTGAAAGGATTTACTCCTGATATAGTCACGTACAGCACCCTCATTGATGGGTTATGCAAAAATGGAAAACTCAACGTTGCAAGAGATCTTTTCAATCAAATTCCTTCTAAAGGTTTGCAACCTGATGTTTGGACATACAGTATCATCATTTATTCACTTTGTCAAGAAGGATCTATGGAGGAGGTAGAACGTTTGCTTGTAGAGATGAAAAACCGTGGCTGTGAGCCTAATCATGTGACATACAACATTATCATCCGGAGTTTGCTAAAGCAAAATGAGCTTCACAAGGCAATATCATTCATGGAAGAAATGCGCCAAAAGGGATTCTCATCAGATTCTCCAACCTCTTCGGTGCCAAGTGAACAGAGTGGAGATGATTTCTTTCTCAAATTGATGAATGACCTCGCCCCAAAGGATATTGTTTCATAGTCCATTTCTTCTTCATATATGAGGTTAGTGATAATTGACAGCGATATAATATCATtgcaattataatattattgtgTGTTTTTTCAGCCAACTTACCATTCTTTTTGCATAACGGTATAAGTAACATTGTTCACCTTTTTTTTTCACATCAATTTTGTGAGTACTAAAACTTGTATTGAAACTGCTGGTTTTTATTTTGCTAAC harbors:
- the LOC131012730 gene encoding pentatricopeptide repeat-containing protein At1g12620-like — translated: MMSRRAAVSAIDLIHGRVFLNRWSHKSGILSPPFSLFSSKAFQPKQPRIDFNCVKKLDDAIELFQKMKSMQPKPSFLMYNNLLSVTAKIEQYSFALDVFDEMLRIGVPVNEYTMTIAVNCCCLLKDMNSGFSIMGFFFKIGYEPNVATIGTLIKGLFLDNKEAEAVKLFEKVLHLNLCKPNGVMILHVIDGLCKVGHVIAAREWLLRLESSGWRADVWCYSALIDGFCKGGMVDDAFKLVSMMVGKGIAPNVFTYNALIEGFCLKGETERAKQLFDSMIVRGLKPNIVSYGSLINGYCKRGSLDEAWLLFLEIPGKGLKHDAHTYNTMIHALLRKDRFVEGWKLFEDMEAEQVHPDLHTYSILLDGLCRNGEIEEALSLLSVIEVKGFTPDIVTYSTLIDGLCKNGKLNVARDLFNQIPSKGLQPDVWTYSIIIYSLCQEGSMEEVERLLVEMKNRGCEPNHVTYNIIIRSLLKQNELHKAISFMEEMRQKGFSSDSPTSSVPSEQSGDDFFLKLMNDLAPKDIVS